From a region of the Candidatus Limnocylindrales bacterium genome:
- a CDS encoding putative DNA-binding domain-containing protein, with amino-acid sequence MADAQRSAAAPEELRRTQAILASFLTGRRDAAREDLSLLERHVRGPQRANARTGITAYAAGYPARIREALAETFEAVEHVAGAAAFTELTLRYVRACPPRSYNLNHAGNDLPRFLATDRLAEQLPFLPDLAELELRIAQAFHADVEPAFDPAALAGWDEQRWEEAVLRFQPSLAVVTSRWPLRAIWRSRSTAVQDVDIALNGRPERVLIWKSGLEVQLDDLEEDAARALSYLRAGTRLGATMEALCERGAEPAAVLHAFARWTAMGLITTCT; translated from the coding sequence ATGGCAGACGCGCAGCGTAGCGCAGCCGCGCCGGAGGAGCTGCGCCGGACGCAGGCGATCCTGGCCTCGTTCCTCACCGGCCGCCGCGATGCGGCGCGCGAGGATCTCTCGCTGCTCGAGCGGCACGTTCGCGGCCCGCAACGGGCGAATGCGCGTACCGGCATCACCGCGTATGCCGCCGGCTATCCGGCGCGTATCCGCGAAGCGCTTGCCGAGACCTTCGAGGCGGTCGAGCACGTTGCCGGGGCGGCCGCCTTCACCGAGCTTACCCTGCGGTACGTGCGGGCCTGCCCGCCGCGGTCCTACAACCTCAACCACGCCGGCAACGACCTGCCGAGGTTTCTGGCCACCGATCGGCTGGCCGAGCAGCTTCCGTTCCTGCCCGACCTGGCCGAGCTCGAGCTGCGCATCGCGCAGGCCTTTCATGCCGACGTCGAGCCGGCCTTCGATCCGGCCGCCCTTGCAGGCTGGGACGAGCAGCGATGGGAGGAGGCCGTGCTGCGCTTCCAGCCCTCGCTGGCCGTGGTCACCTCCCGGTGGCCGCTGCGTGCCATCTGGCGCAGCCGGAGCACGGCGGTGCAAGACGTCGACATCGCCCTGAATGGCCGGCCCGAGCGCGTGCTGATCTGGAAAAGCGGCCTCGAGGTCCAGCTCGACGACCTCGAGGAGGATGCGGCGCGCGCGCTGTCCTATCTGCGCGCCGGAACGCGGCTCGGTGCGACGATGGAGGCGCTCTGCGAGCGCGGCGCCGAGCCGGCGGCAGTGCTCCATGCGTTCGCGCGATGGACGGCGATGGGGCTGATCACGACCTGCACCTGA